The genomic DNA CGGGGTCTGACAGCGTGGCCCGGATTCCGGAGCCCGACCGGGTCATCCCTTCAACGACAGTGAGGCCCTGTGAGACGGATACATCGTGCGCTTCTGGTGGGGCTGTTAGCCCTCGGAGTCTCGGCCGCGTACCACCCCGTCGCGTCGGCCGAGGCGGGTCCCCGGTTAACGGTCGCGGGGGTCCTGGCCAGTGCCGACGACGGGAACGTGGCGGCCAACACCCTCGACAACGATCTGAGCACCCGCTGGTCCGCCGAGGGCGAGGGGGTGTGGATCCGCTACGACCTCGGCTCGGCGCAGACGATCGGCTCGGCGTCGATCGCCTGGCACCAGGGCAACACCAGGAAGAACACCTTCGACGTCGAGGTGTCCGACGACGGATCGTCGTGGAGACCGGTCCTGACCCGGGAAACCAGCAGCGGGACCACGCTCCAGCCGCAGGACTACGACTTCGCCGACACCTCCGCCCGGTATCTGCGCATCGTCGGCCACGGCAACACCTCCAACGACTGGACCAGCATCACCGAGACAGCGGTCTACGGGGCCGACGGCGGCGGCGGCGATACCTGTGACTACCCGGCCGACGTGCTGGACCTGACGAACTGGTACATCGGGCTGCCGGTCGGCGAGGAGGAGTCGCCGACCAACGTCGAACAGCCGGAACTCGCCACGTACGCGAACGACCCGTGGTTCACCGCGACCCCGGACTGCGACGCCGTTCAGTTCCGCGCCGCCGTCAACGGGGTCACCACCAGCGGCTCCAGCTATCCCCGCTCGGAGCTGCGCGAGATGACGGGGCAGAACAAGGCGAGCTGGTCGTCGACCTCCGGCACGCACACGATGGTGATCGACCAGGCCATCACGGATCTTCCCGCGGACAAGCCGCATGTCGTCGCCGGGCAGATCCACGACGCCGACGACGACGTCTCGGTCTTCCGCCTGGAAGGCACCAAGCTCTACGTCACCTCTCCCGATGACAGCAACTACAAGCTGGTGACGGACGACTACGCGCTGGGCGACAGGTTCCAGGCGAAGTTCGTGGTCGGCGACGGCGAGATCAAGGCGTACTACAACGGCGTGCTGCAGACCACGATCGCGGCCGACTTCGAAGGCGGCTACTTCAAGGCGGGCGCGTACACCCAGGCCAACTGCGAACGCTCGTCGCCGTGCAGCGACGACAACTACGGCCAGGTGGAGATCTACGACCTGAGCGTCACCCACGACGACGGTCAGGAAACCGAGGACCCGACAGAGGCGGCCGAGCGGTACGGCTGGGGCGAACCGCTGCCGATCTCGGACGAGTTCGACTACACCGGACCGGTCGACCCGGAGAAGTGGGACGTACCGTCGGGCAACGTCGGAGGCACGGAGCAGTGCTGGGAAGGGCACGCCGGGAACGGCCGCCGGTGCGGGAAGAACAGCACCGTCGCGGACGGAATCATGACCATGCGCGGTGAGGCGAACGGCGACACGGGATGGATCAGGCAGAACCGTGACACCCAGTACGCCCGCTGGGAGATCCGCTCCCGCTCGCGGAACACCGGCTCCTCCGGCGGGCTCTACCATCCCCTGCACCTGATCTGGCCCACCGCCGGTGACCGGCTCAAGAACGGGGAGTACGACTGGGTCGAGTACTCGAACCCCGACGCGCAGTGCCTCTCGGCGTTCCTGCACTACCCGGAGAGCCCGTCGGACGAGAAGGAATACCGCGAGCTCTGCCCCGTGGACATGACGGAGTGGCACAACTTCGCGTTCGAGTGGACGCCGGACGCGCTGGTCGGCTACGTCGACGGTGCCGAATGGTTCCGGCTGGCGGACGGCGCGAACTCCGACCGCGGGGACATCCAGAAGATGCCGCTGGGCAACCTCGTCATCCAGCTCGACAACTTCACCGGCGACAGCGGTCTGCGCCCGGCGGTGTACGAGGTCGACTGGGTCAGGACGTATCCGGTCGCGCCGGATGGGGGCTCTCCGGGCTCCCCGGGTGCTCCGGTGACCGTCACGGGAGTCTCGGCGAACGCCGATGACGGCAACGTGCCCGCCAACACCCTCGACAACGACCTGAGTACCCGCTGGTCCGCCCAGGGCGACGGGGTGTGGATCCGCTACGACCTCGGCTCGGCGAAGACCGTCGGCTCGGCGTCGATCGCCTGGCACCAGGGCAACACCAGAAAGAACACCTTCGACGTCGAGGTGTCCGACGACGGGTCTTCGTGGAGAAAGGTCCTGACCCGGGAAACCAGCAGCGGCACCACACTCCAGCCGCAGAACTACGACTTCGCCGACACCACCGCGCGGTATCTGCGCATCGTCGGCCACGGCAACACCTCCAACGACTGGACGAGCATCACCGAGACGACCGTCCACGGGGCCGACGGCGGCGACGGCGGAGATCCCGGCGATCCCGGCCCCGGCCGTACCGTCGAGGTCGCCGACTCGGACCAGTTACAGGACGCGTTCGCGGACGCGCGCGCCGGAGACCGCGTCGTGCTCGCGGACGGTGAATACACGATCGGCAAGATGAGCGGGAAGAACGGGACCGCAGACCAGCCCATCACCGTCGTCGCGGAGAACCGCGGCCGGGCGGTGGTCACGGACGGGCAGTTGGAGGTGGCCAACTCCTCGTACGTCACCTTCGAGGGTCTGAAGTGGACGAACAGTGACACGCTGAAGATCACAGGATCGAACAACGTGCGCCTGACCCGCAACCACTTCCGGCTCACCGAGGAATCCTCGCTGAAGTGGGTGATCATCCAGGGTGCGAACAGCCACCACAACCGGATCGATCACAACCTCTTCGAGGAGAAGCACCAACTGGGAAACTTCATCACCATCGACGGATCCGCAACCCAGCAGTCGCAGCACGATCTCATCGACAACAACCACTTCCGCAACATGGGCCCGCGTGCGGAGAACGAGATGGAAGCCATCCGCGTCGGCTGGAGCGAGATATCCCGGTCGAGCGGATTCACCGTCGTCGAGTCGAACCTCTTCGAGAACTGCGACGGTGATCCGGAGATCGTCTCCGTGAAGAGCAACGACAACATCGTCCGCCACAACACGTTCCGCACCTCGCAGGGCGTGCTGTCACAAAGGCACGGGAACCGCGGCGCCTTCTACGGCAACTTCTTCCTCGGCGAGGGAAAGGCGGGAACCGGTGGAATCCGGATCTACGGCCAGGACCACCAGGTCTACAACAACTATTTCGAGGGTCTGACCGGCACCGGCTTCGACGCCGCGCTGCAGATCGACGGCGGCGACGCCGACACCTCGGGCGCACTGAACGCGCACTGGCGCGTCTACCGGGCGACCGTCGTGAACAACACTTTCGTGAACAACGTGTCGAACATCGAGGTCGGCGCCAACTACAGGCTCGCGCCGGTCGACTCGGTCGTCGCCGACAACGTGGTCACAGGAGGCAGCGGCAAGCTGTTCAACGAACTCAAGGCACCGGTGGACATGACCTACGCCGGCAACATCGCGTGGCCGACCGGATCGGCGACCATCGGCGTCACCGTGCCCTCCGGCGCCGTCAGGGCGGTCGATCCGCTGCTGGCCCCCGACGGGCCGGTCCACCGGATCGGCGCGGGAAGCCCGGCCATCGACGCCGGTACCGACGACCACGCGTTCGTGACCGACGACATGGACGGTCAGGCCCGCACCGGCGCCGTCGACGTCGGAGCCGACGAGCGGGCGTCGTCCGCCGTCACGCGAGCACCCCTCACCGCGGCCGACGTCGGCCCCGGCTCCGCGTAGGACGTGCCACACGACCGGTGGCGGCTCAGCCGCCACCGGTCGTGCCGTCGTGCCGGACACTCCGCTCCGGCACGGGCGCCCTCCCCTCCGTACTCCAAGGAGACGCACGTGAACGATCTGAACGCCCCCCTACGTCCCCCGGTCGCCCACCCACTCCGCCGGACGGGTACGGCAAAGCGCAGAAGCGTATCGGTGAGACGTCTGCTGACCGCCGCGCTGTGCGCGTGCACGGCGCTCGGCTCGGTGGCCCTGCTCGGCCCGACGGCATCGGCGGCGACGGTGCCCATCACCGCGGCGACGGCCAGCTCCCACGACGGCAACGTGCCGGCCAACGCGATCGACGGCGACCTGTCCACCCGGTGGTCCGGCGCCGGTGACGGGGTCTGGATCCGCTTCGACCTCGGCTCGGTCACCACCGTCGACTCGGTATCGCTGGCCTGGTACGTCGGGGACGGCCGGCGGACGACGTTCGACGTCCAGCTCTCCCAGGACGGCTCGGCGTGGTCGACCGTGCTGTCCCGGGAAACCAGCAGCGGCACCACGCGCAGCCTGGAGACGTACGACTTCGCCGGCGGACCCGCCCGCTACGTACGGATCGTCGGGCACGGCAACGACTCCTCCGACTCGTCCAGGTGGACGAGCATCACGGAGGCGGCCGTGTCCGGGGAGCCCGGTGGCGATCCGCAGCCCCCCGGGCAGTCTCTCGGCGTCGGCGGGGTGGCGACTCCGCCGGGTGCGGTTCTGGTGCCGGACCAGGATTCCCGGTTCGGGATCGACTCCGGCGGCACCGCCGCCGCACCCGAGGTCTACGACTGCCAGGGCAACACCATCCGCGGCGGCGTCCTGATCGAAGCCGACCACGTGGTGATACAGAACTGCCGGGTCGACGCCGAGCAGCAGTACGGCATCTACTCGGACGACAACACCGACGTGACCATCCAGAACAACGACATCAAGGGCGTCGAGGGCCCCGGCGACCTGAACGCCATCACGTTCTTCGGCAACCGGCACAAGATCCTCTACAACACCGCCATCGACTTCGTGACCGGCGACCCGGGCGACAGCCACACCGACTTCATCCAGACGTGGGTGTCCAGCTCGCACCCCATCGCGAGTGACGACGTGCAGATCCGCGGCAACAAGGCCGTCGGCCCGGCGAACCCGGACCGCGAGAACAGCGTGCCGAGCATCCACCAGTGGCTGATGGCCGAGGACTACGGCCGCGGCGGGAACTCGGGCGGCAACACCGACGGCATGAAGAACTGGATCGTCGCGGACAACGAGATGGGCGACAGTTGGAACCAGGCCATCAAGCTGGACGGGCCGGACAACGTGTCGATCACCCGCAACGATTTCGTGGGCTCCTCGACCCGGGTCATGGAAGTCACCTCGGCCTCGACCGGCGTGCAGTTCTACAGCGACAACCGCGTCGGCCCGGACTACGGGTCCGTCGGCATGACGATCACACCGGGCGAAGGGCCCGCCTGACGGATCACCGCCCTCACGACGGCAGACCCTCCGCCCGGCCCTCCGCCGCCGTGAGGGCGGTGAGCAGGGCCAGGGGGGTGGCCGCCGACCAGGACTGGGGGGAGCAGGCGTGCGGGAAGGGGACCGGGGTGGGCTGGGTGGTGCGGGGGTAGCCGGCGGTGGCCTCCGGGAGGCGGCCCGCGGTGTGGGTCGCCAGGTCGGTGAGGGCCCTCGCCACGGTGCGTGCCTCCTCGTGAAGGCCGTAGCGGGCCAGGCCCAGGGCCAGGATCGCGTTGTCGTGCGGCCAGACGCTGCCGCGGTGGTACGCCATCGGGTGGTACGCCCCCTGCCCGGCGGCCACGGTCCGTACCCCCCAGCCGGAGAAGAAGTCCGGCTCCAGCAGCCGCCGTCCCACCCGCCCCGCCCGGTCGGGCTCCAGCAGCCCGGACCACAGCAGGTGCCCGGCGTCGGAGGCCAGCGCGTCGGCGGGGCGGCCCGCGCCGTCGAGGGCCAGGGCGGGGAAGTCCTGGGCGGAGAGCCAGAAGTCGGTGAGGAAGCGGGCACGGAGGTCCTCGGCGGCTGCGGTGAGGCGGCCGGCGAGCCGCGGGTCGGCCCAGGCGGTGGTGGCGAGGCGGGCGGTGTGGACGAGGGCGGCGTAGGCGTAGCCCTGGGGGGCGGCGGGCGCGGGGGCGCCGGTGATACGGGTGCCGTCGGCGGCGCAGAGGGCGCCGGGGGAGTCGCGCCAGCTCTGGTTCGCCGGGGCGGTGCCCGCGCCGGCGTCGTCGGTACGGTGGCGGAGGTAGCCGGAGTCGTCGAGGCCGCCGTGGCGGAACATCCACTCCACCGCGGCGCGGGCCTGCGGCTCCAGGCGGCGGGCCGGCTTGTCGTCGCCGGTGTGCTCGGTGAGCGCGCCGAGGAGGACGAGGAACAGCGGGGTGGTGTCGACGGCCCCGTAGTAGTGCCCGTACGGCACCTGCCCGAAGTGGGCCAACTCGCCGTGGCGCACCTCGTGCACGATCTTCCCCGGCTCGCCGTCCGCCTCCCCGGCCTGGGTCGCGGCGAGCGCGAGGAGCGTGGCGCGGGCGAGCGCGGGGCGGTGGCGGAGCGCGAACAGCGACGTCACGAGCGCGTGCCGGCCGACGAGCGCCAGGTACCACGGCACCCCGGCCGCCGGCACCCGCACCTCCTCGCCGCCGGGCCCCGCGGCGGGAATGAGAAGCCCGTCGAGATCGGCGAGCCCCTGCTCGGCGGCGCGGGCGAGGCCGGGCCAGGGGGCGGCTTGCGCGAGGGGCGGGGCCGCGTCGACTGCCGCCTCCGCGGCCTCCGTTCCCGTGGCCCGGGCACCGGGGCCCGCCGTCGGTCCCGGGCCCGCTCCCGGGTCGGCCGCGGCACGGAGTGTCAGTTCTGTGGTCTCGTGGGGCTCCAGTTTCAGGTGCCACACCAGGCGTCGTGCGCCGCTCCCCGTCTCCTCCACCGCATCCGGCGGCGGCTCCCCCGTGACCGCGGTCCTCGCCTGCCAGCCGCCGCGGCGGTAGCGGAACTCCACGCCCGCCGGCAGCACCTCCCGGGCCCGTACCGCGTGCGGCTTGCCGTAGACGCGGTGGTCGGCTCGTAACTCGAACTGGTCCGCGAAGTCCGCGTCCACCGTCAGCGCGAGCCACAGCTTCTCCGGCTCCGCGCGGTTGCAGGTGACGCGCAGGACGTCGACCAGCGCGCCGCCCTCGACGCGCTGCTCGCGGAAGACCGTGTGCGGCGGCGGCTCGTCGCGGGCCGTGGGCGGTACGAGGACCGCCGCGTCCCGCTCCGCGACCAGCAGGGTCGGGACCGCGCCGTCCACCGTCAACTGCCAGCGGCTCAGATGCCGGGTGTCCCCGAGGAAGAAGCCGTCCGGCTGCGTGCCGCGGGCGCCGGTGATGTCCCCGGCGCGGGTCACCGCGGCGAACGCCCCGCCGTGGAAGAGAAGACGGTGTTCCGGGCCGCTCATGCGAGCGCCTCCCTCAGCGAGGTGTCATCGCGTCATCGCGCTATTAAGTCTGGTTGGCACGCAAAACTAGCGCGCGGCTGTCGGGTCGACAAGCAGAACCGGGGGCGCACGTACGCACGTTGCGGGAGCATGGCCCGCCCGCCTCCGGCTCCGGCCGGGCCGGCCCGCGTTTCGCACACCCCGCTGTCCGCATCGTGAGATTCCGCGCGCTCATTCGCGTGATTCTCCCCACGCTTGATACGTCTTGCGCTCAAACGAGCGCTCAGATGTGGACGTCATCTCTCGTATGCGCGGCACTGAGTGCCATCCTCATCCCTTCACCCCTCGAAGCCACCAACGCGTTCCGTAACGCGGATGACCCGTCCCGGCTTGCCGATGCCCGCCCGTGCGGGATCGTCGTTAAGAGAAGTGAAGAAGGGGCGCGGCTCCCGGTCGCCAACAGGATCCCAGGTGTGAGGGCCGAACCCCCTCGTGATCGTCTACGCCTCATCCCCGGGAGCCTTCGATCTGGGTATGTTCCTCGCCGTCAGGGCAGCTCCCCGCCAGGGGTCCCACACGAGGAGTCGATCCCGTGCCGGAAACGAAGCCGGATAAGAAGAAGGCAGCGAAGAAGTCCCCGGGGAAAGGGGCCGCCTCCGCCAAGGCCGCCGCGGTCAAGTTCGTCTACGACTTCCACGAGGGCAACAAGGACCTCAAGGACCTCCTCGGCGGCAAGGGCGCCAACCTCGCCGAGATGACGAACCTCGGCCTGCCCGTCCCGCCGGGCTTCACCATCACCACCGACGCCTGCAAGGTCTACCTCGCCAGCGGTGCCGAGCCCCCCGCCCTCCGCGACGAGGTCAGCGCCCACCTCGACGCCCTCGAACGGCGCATGGGCAAGAAGCTCGGCCAGGCCGACGACCCGCTGCTGGTCTCCGTACGCTCGGGCGCCAAGTTCTCCATGCCCGGCATGATGGACACCGTCCTCAACATCGGCCTCTCCGACGCCTGCCTGCCGGGGCTCGCCGCCCAGGCCGGCGACGAGCGGTTCGCCTGGGACTCGTACCGCCGCCTCATCCAGATGTTCGGCAACACCGTGCAGGGCATCGACGGAGAGCTGTTCGAGACCGCCATCGAGGACGCCAAGCGCGCCAAGGGCGTCGCCACCGACGTCGAACTGGACGCCGCCGACCTCGAAGCCCTCGTCGGCACATTCAAGGAGATCGTCGCCGAGGAGACCGGCCGGCCCTTCCCGCAGGACCCGCGCGAGCAGATGGACCTCGCCGTACGGGCCGTCTTCGAGAGCTGGAACGGCGAGCGCGCCAAGCTCTACCGCCGCCAGGAGCGCATCGCGGGCGACCTCGGCACCGCCGTCAACATCTGCTCCATGGTCTTCGGCAACCTCGGCCGCGACTCCGGCACCGGCGTCGCCTTCACCCGCGACCCCGCCAGCGGCCAGCAGGGCGTCTACGGCGACTACCTGCAGAACGCGCAGGGCGAGGACGTGGTGGCCGGCATCCGCAACACCGTGCCGCTCGCCAAGCTCCAGGACCTCGACGAGAAGTCCTACGACGAGCTGATGCGGATCATGGAGACGCTGGAGACGCACTACCGCGACCTGTGCGACATCGAGTTCACCATCGAGCGCGGCAGGCTGTGGATGCTGCAGACGCGGATCGGCAAGCGCACCGCGGCGGCGGCGTTCCGTATCGCCGTGCAGCTCGTGGACCAGGGGCTGATCACCGAGGCCGAGGCGCTGCAGCGCGTCAACGGCGCGCAGTTGGCGCAGCTCATGTTCCCGAGGTTCGACAACGGCCACAAGGGCGACCTGCTCGCCCGCGGCATCGCCGCCTCCCCGGGCGCCGCCGTCGGCAAGGCGGTCTTCGACTCGTACACGGCCGTGAAGTGGTCGCGCTCCGGTGAGAAGGTCATCCTCATCCGCCGCGAGACCAACCCCGACGACCTCGACGGCATGATCGCCGCCGAGGGCATCCTCACCTCCCGCGGCGGCAAGACCTCGCACGCCGCCGTCGTCGCCCGCGGCATGGGCAAGACGTGCGTGTGCGGCGCGGAGGAGCTGGAGGTCGACACCAAGCGGCGGCAACTGACCGCGCCCGGCGGCGAGGTCATCGACGAGGGCGACGTCGTGTCCATCGACGGCTCCAGCGGCAAGGTCTACCGCGGCCGGGTGCCGGTCGTGCCGTCACCGGTCGTGGAGTACTTCGAGGGCCGCATGCACGCGGGCGCCGAGGACGCCGACGAACTCGTCGTCGCCGTGCACCGCCTCATGTCGTACGCGGACCGCATCCGCCGGCTGCGCGTCCGGGCCAACGCCGACAACTTCGACGACGCCGCCCGCGCCCGCCGCTTCGGCGCGCAGGGCATCGGGCTGTGCCGCACCGAGCACATGTTCCTCGGCGAGCGGCGCGAGCTGGTCGAGCGGCTGATCCTCGCCGACACCGAGGAGGAGCGGGAAGCGGCGCTGAAGGAGCTGCTGCCGCTCCAGCAGCGGGACTTCGTGCAGCTCTTCGAGGTGATGGACGGGCTGCCGGTGACGGTGCGGCTGCTCGACCCGCCGCTGCACGAGTTCCTGCCGGACATCACCGAGCTGTCGGTACGGGTCGCGCTCGCCGAGTCCCGCAAGGACCACAACGAGAACGACCTGCGGCTGCTCCAGGCCGTCCACCGGCTGCACGAGCAGAACCCGATGCTCGGCCTGCGCGGGGTGCGCCTCGGGCTGGTGATCCCGGGGCTGTTCACGATGCAGGTGCGGGCCATCGCGGAGGCGGCGGCGCAGCGCCTGGAGGCCAAGGGCGACCCGCGGGCGGAGATCATGATCCCGCTGGTGGGCACGGTGCAGGAGCTGGAGCTGGTACGCGACGAGGCCGAGGCCGTCATCGCCGAGGTGGAGGCCGCCCGGGGCGTGGAGCTGAAGCTGTCGCTGGGGACGATGATCGAGCTGCCCCGCGCCGCGCTGACGGCGGGCCAGATCGCGGAGTCGGCGGACTTCTTCTCGTTCGGCACCAACGACCTGACGCAGACCGTGTGGGGCTTCTCGCGGGACGACGTGGAGGCGAGCTTCTTCACCGCGTACCTGGAGAAGGGCATCTTCGGCGTCTCCCCGTTCGAGACGATCGACAAGGACGGCGTGGGCGCGCTGGTCCGCGACGCGGCGAAGGCGGGGCGGGCGACGCGTCCTGACCTGAAGCTGGGCGTCTGCGGCGAGCACGGCGGCGACCCGGAGTCGGTGCACTTCTTCCACGACGTGGGTCTCGACTACGTCTCGTGCAGCCCCTTCCGCATCCCGGTGGCCCGGCTGGAAGCGGCGCGGGCGGCGGCCCACGCGGCGGCGAACGGGAAGTCGAACGGGACCCCGCAGAACGGGACTTCCCCGAACGGCAGGACGCCGGCCGGCACCAGGACCGGCAGGAAGCCGCAACCGGCCACCTGAACCCCCGGCCACCGTCGGTGTTGCCCTGACCCTCACCCGACGGCAGACCGGTTCCCAGAGGGGCGGCGCCCGTGCGGGGGCGCCGCCCCTCGACCCCGGTTCAGGCGAGCCACTCGCGGTAGCGGGTGGGGGCGATGCGGGCATCGGGTGGGGCGAGGAGGGCGTCGCCGGGGGCTGCGGCGAACATGCCGGCGGTGTCGTCGGTGACGACCGCGCGGCCGTCCGGGCGGGCGGTCAGGGTGATCCGGCCGAGTTCGTCCAGGGGGAAGACATCCGGTCCCGCGATGTCGCGGATGCCGTTCAGCGGCGTGCCCGCGGCGACTTCGGCGACCGCGTCGGAGACGTCCTGGGCGGCGATCGGCTGGACCGGGGTGGAGGGGAGGCGGACGGTGTCGCCCTCGGTGGTCATGGCCAGGGTCGGCTCCATGAACTCCATGAACTGCGTGGCGCGGACGATGGAGTACGGGATCGGTCCTGCCCTGAGGATGTCCTCCTGCAAGGACTTGGCCCGGTAGTAGTCCAGGCCGGGCACCAGGTCGACGCCGACGATCGACAGGATGACGGCGTGCCCCACCCCGGCGTCCCGGCACGCGGCCAGGATGTTGTCCATCGAGGTCCGGAAGAACGCCGGGGAGGCGTCGTCGAACGTCGGGGAGTTCGTCAGGTTGACGACGACGCCGGCACCGGCCACCGCCCCGGCCAGGCCCTCGCCGGTGATCACGTCCACTCCCGTGGAGGGCGAGAGCGGCACGGCCTCGTGGCCGGCCGCGGTCAGCTTCTTC from Streptomyces sp. CMB-StM0423 includes the following:
- a CDS encoding chondroitinase-B domain-containing protein; protein product: MGLLALGVSAAYHPVASAEAGPRLTVAGVLASADDGNVAANTLDNDLSTRWSAEGEGVWIRYDLGSAQTIGSASIAWHQGNTRKNTFDVEVSDDGSSWRPVLTRETSSGTTLQPQDYDFADTSARYLRIVGHGNTSNDWTSITETAVYGADGGGGDTCDYPADVLDLTNWYIGLPVGEEESPTNVEQPELATYANDPWFTATPDCDAVQFRAAVNGVTTSGSSYPRSELREMTGQNKASWSSTSGTHTMVIDQAITDLPADKPHVVAGQIHDADDDVSVFRLEGTKLYVTSPDDSNYKLVTDDYALGDRFQAKFVVGDGEIKAYYNGVLQTTIAADFEGGYFKAGAYTQANCERSSPCSDDNYGQVEIYDLSVTHDDGQETEDPTEAAERYGWGEPLPISDEFDYTGPVDPEKWDVPSGNVGGTEQCWEGHAGNGRRCGKNSTVADGIMTMRGEANGDTGWIRQNRDTQYARWEIRSRSRNTGSSGGLYHPLHLIWPTAGDRLKNGEYDWVEYSNPDAQCLSAFLHYPESPSDEKEYRELCPVDMTEWHNFAFEWTPDALVGYVDGAEWFRLADGANSDRGDIQKMPLGNLVIQLDNFTGDSGLRPAVYEVDWVRTYPVAPDGGSPGSPGAPVTVTGVSANADDGNVPANTLDNDLSTRWSAQGDGVWIRYDLGSAKTVGSASIAWHQGNTRKNTFDVEVSDDGSSWRKVLTRETSSGTTLQPQNYDFADTTARYLRIVGHGNTSNDWTSITETTVHGADGGDGGDPGDPGPGRTVEVADSDQLQDAFADARAGDRVVLADGEYTIGKMSGKNGTADQPITVVAENRGRAVVTDGQLEVANSSYVTFEGLKWTNSDTLKITGSNNVRLTRNHFRLTEESSLKWVIIQGANSHHNRIDHNLFEEKHQLGNFITIDGSATQQSQHDLIDNNHFRNMGPRAENEMEAIRVGWSEISRSSGFTVVESNLFENCDGDPEIVSVKSNDNIVRHNTFRTSQGVLSQRHGNRGAFYGNFFLGEGKAGTGGIRIYGQDHQVYNNYFEGLTGTGFDAALQIDGGDADTSGALNAHWRVYRATVVNNTFVNNVSNIEVGANYRLAPVDSVVADNVVTGGSGKLFNELKAPVDMTYAGNIAWPTGSATIGVTVPSGAVRAVDPLLAPDGPVHRIGAGSPAIDAGTDDHAFVTDDMDGQARTGAVDVGADERASSAVTRAPLTAADVGPGSA
- a CDS encoding discoidin domain-containing protein, which encodes MRRLLTAALCACTALGSVALLGPTASAATVPITAATASSHDGNVPANAIDGDLSTRWSGAGDGVWIRFDLGSVTTVDSVSLAWYVGDGRRTTFDVQLSQDGSAWSTVLSRETSSGTTRSLETYDFAGGPARYVRIVGHGNDSSDSSRWTSITEAAVSGEPGGDPQPPGQSLGVGGVATPPGAVLVPDQDSRFGIDSGGTAAAPEVYDCQGNTIRGGVLIEADHVVIQNCRVDAEQQYGIYSDDNTDVTIQNNDIKGVEGPGDLNAITFFGNRHKILYNTAIDFVTGDPGDSHTDFIQTWVSSSHPIASDDVQIRGNKAVGPANPDRENSVPSIHQWLMAEDYGRGGNSGGNTDGMKNWIVADNEMGDSWNQAIKLDGPDNVSITRNDFVGSSTRVMEVTSASTGVQFYSDNRVGPDYGSVGMTITPGEGPA
- a CDS encoding amylo-alpha-1,6-glucosidase, giving the protein MSGPEHRLLFHGGAFAAVTRAGDITGARGTQPDGFFLGDTRHLSRWQLTVDGAVPTLLVAERDAAVLVPPTARDEPPPHTVFREQRVEGGALVDVLRVTCNRAEPEKLWLALTVDADFADQFELRADHRVYGKPHAVRAREVLPAGVEFRYRRGGWQARTAVTGEPPPDAVEETGSGARRLVWHLKLEPHETTELTLRAAADPGAGPGPTAGPGARATGTEAAEAAVDAAPPLAQAAPWPGLARAAEQGLADLDGLLIPAAGPGGEEVRVPAAGVPWYLALVGRHALVTSLFALRHRPALARATLLALAATQAGEADGEPGKIVHEVRHGELAHFGQVPYGHYYGAVDTTPLFLVLLGALTEHTGDDKPARRLEPQARAAVEWMFRHGGLDDSGYLRHRTDDAGAGTAPANQSWRDSPGALCAADGTRITGAPAPAAPQGYAYAALVHTARLATTAWADPRLAGRLTAAAEDLRARFLTDFWLSAQDFPALALDGAGRPADALASDAGHLLWSGLLEPDRAGRVGRRLLEPDFFSGWGVRTVAAGQGAYHPMAYHRGSVWPHDNAILALGLARYGLHEEARTVARALTDLATHTAGRLPEATAGYPRTTQPTPVPFPHACSPQSWSAATPLALLTALTAAEGRAEGLPS
- the ppdK gene encoding pyruvate, phosphate dikinase encodes the protein MPETKPDKKKAAKKSPGKGAASAKAAAVKFVYDFHEGNKDLKDLLGGKGANLAEMTNLGLPVPPGFTITTDACKVYLASGAEPPALRDEVSAHLDALERRMGKKLGQADDPLLVSVRSGAKFSMPGMMDTVLNIGLSDACLPGLAAQAGDERFAWDSYRRLIQMFGNTVQGIDGELFETAIEDAKRAKGVATDVELDAADLEALVGTFKEIVAEETGRPFPQDPREQMDLAVRAVFESWNGERAKLYRRQERIAGDLGTAVNICSMVFGNLGRDSGTGVAFTRDPASGQQGVYGDYLQNAQGEDVVAGIRNTVPLAKLQDLDEKSYDELMRIMETLETHYRDLCDIEFTIERGRLWMLQTRIGKRTAAAAFRIAVQLVDQGLITEAEALQRVNGAQLAQLMFPRFDNGHKGDLLARGIAASPGAAVGKAVFDSYTAVKWSRSGEKVILIRRETNPDDLDGMIAAEGILTSRGGKTSHAAVVARGMGKTCVCGAEELEVDTKRRQLTAPGGEVIDEGDVVSIDGSSGKVYRGRVPVVPSPVVEYFEGRMHAGAEDADELVVAVHRLMSYADRIRRLRVRANADNFDDAARARRFGAQGIGLCRTEHMFLGERRELVERLILADTEEEREAALKELLPLQQRDFVQLFEVMDGLPVTVRLLDPPLHEFLPDITELSVRVALAESRKDHNENDLRLLQAVHRLHEQNPMLGLRGVRLGLVIPGLFTMQVRAIAEAAAQRLEAKGDPRAEIMIPLVGTVQELELVRDEAEAVIAEVEAARGVELKLSLGTMIELPRAALTAGQIAESADFFSFGTNDLTQTVWGFSRDDVEASFFTAYLEKGIFGVSPFETIDKDGVGALVRDAAKAGRATRPDLKLGVCGEHGGDPESVHFFHDVGLDYVSCSPFRIPVARLEAARAAAHAAANGKSNGTPQNGTSPNGRTPAGTRTGRKPQPAT
- a CDS encoding SDR family oxidoreductase yields the protein MKIAVIGGTGLIGSQVVKKLTAAGHEAVPLSPSTGVDVITGEGLAGAVAGAGVVVNLTNSPTFDDASPAFFRTSMDNILAACRDAGVGHAVILSIVGVDLVPGLDYYRAKSLQEDILRAGPIPYSIVRATQFMEFMEPTLAMTTEGDTVRLPSTPVQPIAAQDVSDAVAEVAAGTPLNGIRDIAGPDVFPLDELGRITLTARPDGRAVVTDDTAGMFAAAPGDALLAPPDARIAPTRYREWLA